One window from the genome of [Mycobacterium] stephanolepidis encodes:
- a CDS encoding oxygenase MpaB family protein gives MPELTVVDTPLSGDPHPFDYYFRPDMDLRPIPEGKNEFGWIWRHCRHYLFDPWFDVEDEVTPTPATRLFDDHMWQGDEPMDAVAELFHELGSAQARALFEQAVEHGVDSLDDPPEALRALFADAYRVPQWWDPAKAERGRLRARQVTTATTAVMATFAVFDTVMNSDVSAATGATGRFRYQSAQRLAETNRFFSMIFDRDGLAPGSEQIKLTMRVRLVHALARRGLRSAWGEDNFAQYGAPISNASMCGFIEAMLGALLVDYRLGRSCTLREIDDVWHYLLRWALMFGVTEDLLPRTGIDAMRNLDYLLARSGDASRWRVELIEALATGISGTRTGPVRRIFAEVLAGPGSMLMGPAAMDEFFQGTTFEGINHRLSGRLFSTAAAVNANASAVLDRLPGIGLMRRQLDAFNPNPSAVNNLFSELIEKRAKVASTYTMHDNNTSGHAFAR, from the coding sequence ATGCCCGAACTCACCGTGGTCGACACACCACTGTCCGGCGATCCGCACCCATTCGACTACTACTTCCGCCCGGACATGGATCTACGACCAATCCCCGAGGGCAAGAACGAATTCGGGTGGATCTGGCGCCACTGCCGACATTATTTGTTCGATCCCTGGTTCGATGTCGAGGACGAGGTGACCCCCACACCGGCGACCCGCCTGTTCGACGACCACATGTGGCAGGGCGACGAGCCGATGGACGCCGTCGCCGAGCTGTTTCACGAGCTCGGGTCCGCCCAGGCCCGAGCGCTGTTCGAACAGGCCGTAGAGCATGGCGTCGACAGCCTGGATGATCCTCCCGAGGCGCTGCGCGCACTGTTCGCGGATGCCTACCGCGTGCCGCAATGGTGGGATCCGGCCAAGGCGGAACGGGGTCGGCTACGCGCGCGCCAAGTGACCACCGCAACCACCGCTGTCATGGCGACCTTCGCGGTGTTCGACACCGTCATGAACTCAGATGTGTCGGCGGCCACCGGGGCCACCGGCAGGTTCCGTTATCAGAGTGCCCAACGACTGGCGGAGACGAACCGGTTCTTCTCCATGATCTTCGACCGTGATGGGTTGGCACCCGGCTCCGAACAGATCAAGCTGACGATGCGCGTTCGTCTGGTGCACGCACTGGCCCGGCGGGGCCTGCGCAGCGCCTGGGGTGAAGACAACTTCGCCCAGTACGGCGCTCCCATCTCCAACGCGTCCATGTGCGGGTTCATCGAGGCGATGCTCGGAGCGCTCCTTGTCGACTATCGACTCGGAAGATCTTGCACGCTCAGGGAAATCGATGACGTATGGCATTACCTGCTGCGGTGGGCACTGATGTTCGGGGTCACCGAAGACCTGTTGCCACGCACCGGCATCGACGCCATGCGCAATCTGGACTACCTGCTGGCCCGTTCCGGGGATGCCTCGCGTTGGCGCGTCGAGCTGATCGAAGCGCTGGCCACGGGCATATCCGGCACGCGGACCGGACCCGTTCGGCGCATTTTCGCGGAAGTGCTCGCGGGCCCGGGCAGCATGCTGATGGGACCGGCCGCAATGGACGAATTCTTCCAGGGCACAACCTTCGAAGGGATCAACCATCGCCTGTCGGGCCGGCTGTTCAGCACGGCGGCGGCCGTCAATGCCAATGCGTCCGCGGTTCTCGATCGGCTGCCCGGTATCGGGCTGATGCGCCGGCAGTTGGACGCGTTCAACCCCAATCCCAGTGCGGTGAACAACCTTTTCTCGGAGTTGATCGAGAAACGCGCCAAGGTGGCCTCGACGTACACGATGCATGACAACAACACCTCCGGGCACGCCTTCGCCCGCTAG
- the tuf gene encoding elongation factor Tu — MAKAKFERTKPHVNIGTIGHVDHGKTTLTAAITKVLHDKYPTLNEASAFDQIDNAPEEKARGITINISHVEYQTEKRHYAHVDAPGHADYIKNMITGAAQMDGAILVVAATDGPMPQTREHVLLARQVGVPYILVALNKSDMVDDEELLELVELEVRELLSSQDFDGDNAPVVRVSALKALEGDAEWAKTVGDLMDAVDESIPDPVRETDKPFLMPVEDVFTITGRGTVVTGRVERGVINVNEDVEIVGIKDTVTKTTVTGVEMFRKLLDQGQAGDNVGLLVRGVKREDVERGQVVVKPGTTTPHTEFDGSVYILSKDEGGRHTPFFNNYRPQFYFRTTDVTGVVTLPEGTEMVMPGDNTDISVKLIQPVAMDEGLRFAIREGGRTVGAGRVTKIHK; from the coding sequence GTGGCGAAGGCGAAGTTCGAGCGGACGAAGCCGCACGTCAACATCGGGACCATCGGTCACGTTGACCACGGCAAGACCACTCTCACTGCGGCAATCACCAAGGTGCTGCACGACAAGTACCCCACTCTGAACGAGGCATCAGCCTTCGACCAGATCGACAACGCTCCCGAAGAGAAGGCTCGTGGTATCACGATCAACATCTCGCACGTGGAGTACCAGACCGAGAAGCGTCACTACGCGCACGTCGACGCCCCCGGCCACGCCGACTACATCAAGAACATGATCACCGGTGCCGCCCAGATGGACGGCGCGATCCTGGTAGTCGCCGCGACCGACGGCCCGATGCCGCAGACGCGCGAGCACGTGCTGCTCGCTCGCCAGGTGGGTGTGCCCTACATCCTCGTCGCGCTGAACAAGTCCGACATGGTGGATGACGAGGAGCTCCTCGAGCTCGTCGAGCTGGAGGTCCGGGAGCTGCTGAGCAGCCAGGACTTCGACGGTGACAACGCTCCCGTGGTTCGCGTCTCCGCGCTCAAGGCGCTCGAGGGCGACGCCGAGTGGGCCAAGACCGTTGGCGATCTGATGGACGCTGTCGACGAGTCGATCCCGGACCCGGTTCGCGAGACCGACAAGCCGTTCCTGATGCCCGTCGAAGACGTGTTCACCATCACCGGTCGTGGCACCGTGGTGACCGGCCGCGTCGAGCGCGGCGTGATCAACGTGAACGAGGACGTCGAGATCGTCGGCATCAAGGACACCGTCACCAAGACCACCGTCACCGGTGTCGAGATGTTCCGCAAGCTGCTCGATCAGGGCCAGGCCGGCGACAACGTCGGTCTGCTGGTCCGTGGTGTGAAGCGTGAGGATGTCGAGCGTGGCCAGGTTGTGGTCAAGCCCGGCACCACCACCCCGCACACCGAGTTCGACGGCAGCGTCTACATCCTGTCCAAGGACGAGGGCGGCCGTCACACGCCGTTCTTCAACAACTACCGCCCGCAGTTCTACTTCCGTACCACGGACGTGACCGGCGTGGTGACACTGCCCGAGGGCACCGAGATGGTTATGCCCGGTGACAACACCGACATCTCCGTCAAGCTGATCCAGCCGGTGGCCATGGACGAGGGTCTGCGTTTCGCGATTCGTGAAGGTGGCCGTACCGTCGGCGCCGGTCGCGTGACCAAGATCCACAAGTGA
- the fusA gene encoding elongation factor G — protein sequence MAQEVLTDLNKVRNFGIMAHIDAGKTTTTERILFYTGITYKIGEVHDGAATMDWMEQEQERGITITSAATTAYWKENQLNIIDTPGHVDFTVEVERNLRVLDGAVAVFDGKEGVEPQSEQVWRQADRYDVPRICFVNKMDKLGADFYYTVKTIEDRLGARALPIQLPIGAENDFEGIIDLVEMNAKVWRGETKMGEQYEVVEIPADLAEKAAEYRTALLEAVAETDEALLEKFFAGEELTIDEIKGAIRKLVITSEAYPVLCGSAFKNKGVQPMLDAVIDYLPSPLDVGATTGHVPGKEDELITREPNTDEPFSALAFKVATHPFFGKLIYIRVYSGKVDSGTQVVNSTKGKKERLGKLFQMHSNKENPVESASAGHIYAAIGLKDTTTGDTLCDPSNQIVLESMTFPDPVIQVAIEPKTKSDQEKLGTAIQKLAEEDPTFKVKQDDETGQTIIGGMGELHLDILVDRMRREFKVEANVGKPQVAYRETIRRAVEKVEFTHKKQTGGSGQFAKVIISVEPLVDAEDGATYEFANKVTGGRVPREYIPSVDAGAQDAMQYGILAGYPLVNVKVTLLDGAYHDVDSSEMAFKIAGSQAFKKAAGQAQPVILEPIMAVEVTTPEDYMGDVIGDLNSRRGQIQAMEERSGARVVKAQVPLSEMFGYVGDLRSKTQGRANYSMVFDSYAEVPANVSKEIIAKATGE from the coding sequence GTGGCACAGGAAGTGCTGACCGACCTGAACAAGGTCCGCAACTTCGGCATCATGGCCCACATCGATGCCGGCAAGACCACCACGACCGAGCGCATCCTCTTCTACACCGGTATCACGTACAAGATCGGTGAGGTCCACGACGGCGCAGCCACCATGGACTGGATGGAGCAGGAGCAGGAGCGCGGCATCACCATCACGTCCGCCGCGACGACCGCTTACTGGAAAGAAAACCAGCTCAACATCATCGACACCCCCGGGCACGTCGACTTCACCGTTGAGGTGGAGCGCAACCTGCGCGTCCTCGATGGTGCCGTTGCGGTTTTCGATGGCAAAGAGGGCGTGGAGCCGCAGTCCGAGCAGGTGTGGCGTCAGGCCGACCGCTACGACGTGCCGCGCATCTGTTTCGTCAACAAGATGGACAAGCTGGGCGCCGACTTCTACTACACGGTAAAGACCATCGAGGATCGCCTCGGTGCGCGCGCGCTGCCCATCCAGCTGCCGATCGGTGCCGAGAACGACTTCGAAGGCATCATCGACCTGGTCGAGATGAACGCCAAGGTGTGGCGTGGCGAGACCAAGATGGGCGAGCAGTACGAGGTTGTCGAGATCCCCGCAGATCTGGCAGAAAAGGCAGCCGAGTACCGCACTGCTCTGCTCGAAGCCGTCGCCGAGACCGATGAGGCGCTGCTCGAGAAGTTTTTTGCCGGCGAAGAGCTGACCATCGACGAGATCAAGGGAGCAATTCGCAAGCTCGTGATCACGTCCGAGGCCTACCCGGTGCTGTGCGGTAGTGCGTTCAAGAACAAGGGTGTGCAGCCCATGCTTGACGCCGTCATCGACTACCTGCCGTCCCCGCTGGACGTCGGCGCCACCACCGGCCACGTGCCCGGCAAAGAGGACGAGCTCATCACCCGTGAGCCCAACACCGACGAGCCGTTCAGCGCGTTGGCGTTCAAGGTGGCCACCCACCCGTTCTTCGGCAAGCTGATCTACATCCGCGTGTACTCGGGCAAGGTCGACTCCGGCACCCAGGTGGTCAACTCCACCAAGGGTAAGAAGGAGCGTCTGGGCAAGCTGTTCCAGATGCACTCCAACAAGGAGAACCCGGTCGAGTCCGCATCCGCCGGCCACATCTACGCTGCGATCGGCCTCAAGGACACCACCACCGGTGACACCCTGTGCGACCCGAGCAACCAGATCGTGCTGGAGTCCATGACATTCCCGGATCCGGTGATCCAGGTGGCCATCGAGCCGAAGACCAAGAGTGACCAGGAGAAACTGGGCACCGCGATCCAGAAGCTGGCCGAGGAAGACCCCACCTTCAAGGTCAAGCAGGACGACGAGACCGGCCAGACCATCATCGGCGGCATGGGCGAGCTGCACCTGGACATCCTGGTGGACCGCATGCGTCGCGAATTCAAGGTCGAGGCGAATGTCGGTAAGCCGCAGGTGGCCTACCGCGAGACCATCCGCCGCGCGGTGGAGAAGGTCGAGTTCACCCATAAGAAGCAGACGGGTGGTTCGGGCCAGTTCGCGAAGGTGATTATCTCCGTCGAACCGCTGGTGGATGCCGAGGACGGCGCCACCTACGAGTTCGCGAACAAGGTCACCGGTGGCCGCGTTCCGCGTGAGTACATCCCGTCGGTGGATGCCGGTGCGCAGGACGCCATGCAGTACGGCATCTTGGCCGGCTATCCGCTGGTGAACGTCAAGGTCACGCTGCTCGACGGCGCGTACCACGATGTTGACTCGTCGGAAATGGCCTTCAAGATTGCGGGTTCCCAGGCATTCAAAAAGGCTGCCGGACAAGCACAGCCGGTCATCCTGGAGCCCATCATGGCTGTCGAGGTCACCACACCCGAGGACTACATGGGTGACGTGATCGGCGACCTGAACTCCCGCCGTGGCCAGATCCAGGCTATGGAGGAGCGCAGCGGCGCACGTGTCGTCAAGGCACAGGTTCCGCTGTCGGAGATGTTCGGCTACGTCGGCGACCTTCGGTCGAAGACCCAGGGCCGGGCTAACTACTCCATGGTGTTTGACTCGTACGCCGAAGTTCCGGCGAACGTGTCGAAGGAGATCATCGCGAAGGCGACTGGGGAGTAG
- the rpsG gene encoding 30S ribosomal protein S7 has product MPRKGPAPSRPLVNDPVYSSQLVTQLVNKVLLDGKKSIAERIVYGALEQARDKTGTDPVVTLKRAMDNVKPALEVRSRRVGGATYQVPVEVRPDRSTTLALRWLVSFSRARREKTMVERLANEILDASNGLGASVKRREDVHKMAEANRAFAHYRW; this is encoded by the coding sequence ATGCCGCGTAAGGGACCCGCGCCGTCGCGCCCCCTGGTCAACGACCCGGTTTACAGTTCGCAGCTGGTCACCCAGCTGGTCAACAAGGTGCTGCTCGATGGCAAGAAGTCCATCGCCGAGCGCATCGTGTACGGCGCCCTGGAGCAGGCCCGGGACAAGACCGGCACCGACCCGGTCGTCACCCTCAAGCGCGCCATGGACAACGTCAAGCCCGCCCTCGAGGTGCGCAGCCGCCGCGTCGGTGGTGCCACCTACCAGGTGCCGGTCGAGGTACGTCCCGATCGCTCCACCACTCTGGCGCTGCGCTGGCTGGTGAGCTTCTCGCGCGCTCGTCGTGAGAAGACCATGGTCGAGCGGCTCGCCAACGAGATCCTGGATGCCAGCAATGGCCTGGGCGCATCGGTGAAGCGCCGCGAGGATGTCCACAAGATGGCCGAGGCCAACCGGGCGTTCGCGCACTACCGCTGGTGA
- the rpsL gene encoding 30S ribosomal protein S12, whose amino-acid sequence MPTINQLVRKGRRDKIAKVKTAALKGSPQRRGVCTRVYTTTPKKPNSALRKVARVRLTSAVEVTAYIPGEGHNLQEHSMVLVRGGRVKDLPGVRYKIIRGSLDTQGVKNRKQARSRYGAKKEKS is encoded by the coding sequence ATGCCAACCATCAACCAGCTGGTCCGTAAGGGTCGCCGGGACAAGATCGCCAAGGTGAAGACCGCGGCCCTTAAGGGCAGCCCGCAGCGCCGTGGCGTGTGCACCCGCGTTTACACCACCACCCCGAAGAAGCCGAACTCGGCGCTGCGGAAGGTGGCCCGTGTGCGGCTGACCAGCGCGGTGGAGGTCACCGCTTACATCCCAGGTGAGGGTCACAACCTGCAGGAGCACTCGATGGTGCTCGTGCGCGGTGGTCGTGTGAAGGACCTCCCCGGTGTGCGCTACAAGATCATCCGCGGCTCGCTGGACACCCAGGGAGTCAAGAACCGCAAGCAGGCTCGCAGCCGCTACGGCGCCAAGAAGGAGAAGAGCTAA
- a CDS encoding TetR/AcrR family transcriptional regulator, producing the protein MTSEPATAHRRNPARATRLNRDTVVNAALSFLDRAGWDALTINALAVELGTKGPSLYNHVDSLDDLRHEVRDRVLVEIVGMLHTVSAGRTSEDAILAMAGAYRSYAHHHPGRYAALTRMPFLDDVNRPTIDARELAKPATEAIGVYGLDENTAFHAGVELWAAMHGFVMLEMTGFMAGIEMDPDIAFTEMVHRFASGLAERR; encoded by the coding sequence GTGACGAGCGAGCCCGCAACCGCGCACCGCAGAAATCCTGCGCGGGCGACACGGCTCAACCGCGACACCGTTGTCAACGCCGCGCTGTCTTTTCTCGACCGCGCCGGCTGGGACGCGCTGACGATCAACGCGTTGGCTGTCGAGCTGGGGACAAAGGGGCCATCGCTCTACAACCATGTGGACAGCCTCGATGATCTGCGTCATGAGGTGCGCGATCGGGTGCTGGTCGAGATTGTCGGCATGCTGCACACCGTGAGCGCGGGTCGTACCAGTGAGGACGCAATCCTGGCCATGGCCGGTGCATATCGCAGTTACGCGCATCATCACCCGGGCAGATACGCCGCCTTGACCCGGATGCCGTTCCTGGACGATGTGAACCGGCCGACGATCGACGCACGCGAATTGGCCAAGCCCGCTACCGAGGCCATCGGCGTGTACGGGCTCGACGAGAACACGGCCTTTCATGCGGGCGTCGAGCTGTGGGCGGCGATGCACGGGTTCGTCATGCTGGAGATGACGGGCTTCATGGCGGGCATTGAAATGGATCCCGACATCGCATTTACGGAGATGGTGCACCGCTTCGCGTCGGGTCTTGCCGAGCGCAGGTAG
- a CDS encoding DUF3060 domain-containing protein codes for MTHVLVSAGRRVLVGVLVTGGIVAMTSSPGGRSSLADNIRLAKNGDTHITQYGLVTTIDCSDATVFVNGSQNVITVLGSCYAISVQGSSNTIIADNVVNDITVYGFNQKVLYKSGEPAVIDRGRELGMMNFIDRIPG; via the coding sequence ATGACACACGTTCTAGTTTCCGCTGGGCGACGCGTACTGGTCGGGGTCCTGGTGACGGGCGGCATCGTCGCGATGACGAGCTCGCCCGGGGGTCGTTCAAGCCTCGCCGACAACATTCGCCTGGCCAAGAACGGCGACACGCACATCACCCAGTACGGGCTCGTCACCACCATCGATTGCAGCGACGCCACGGTCTTTGTGAACGGATCGCAGAACGTCATCACCGTTCTCGGCAGCTGCTACGCGATCTCGGTGCAGGGGTCCTCCAACACGATCATCGCCGACAACGTGGTCAACGACATCACTGTCTATGGCTTCAACCAGAAGGTGCTCTACAAGTCCGGTGAGCCGGCGGTCATCGATCGTGGGCGCGAACTGGGGATGATGAATTTCATCGACCGCATTCCCGGCTGA
- a CDS encoding DUF3060 domain-containing protein — protein sequence MSRHHLVLALALVTLGLTGCGAIKPGSSNPTPGTWTPPSTSASSSPSTPTSAKVDIGDETVIGYFGQTTTAACDGGKRLNITGANNTLTITGACDKVTVSGFSNTVTFDELKTEVTVTGYGNKLTYKTGEPKVNNYGSNNTIQKAS from the coding sequence ATGTCCCGCCATCATCTGGTCCTGGCCCTGGCCCTCGTCACCCTCGGACTGACGGGCTGCGGCGCCATCAAACCGGGTTCGAGTAATCCGACGCCCGGCACCTGGACTCCCCCGTCCACCTCGGCTTCGTCCAGCCCCTCCACACCGACCTCTGCCAAGGTCGATATCGGGGATGAGACCGTGATCGGGTACTTCGGCCAAACCACGACCGCTGCGTGTGACGGGGGCAAGCGCCTGAACATCACGGGCGCCAACAACACACTCACCATCACCGGCGCCTGCGACAAGGTCACCGTCTCGGGTTTCTCGAACACCGTCACGTTCGACGAGCTGAAGACCGAAGTGACGGTCACCGGATACGGGAACAAGCTGACCTACAAGACGGGCGAGCCCAAGGTCAACAACTACGGAAGCAACAACACCATTCAGAAGGCTTCCTAG
- a CDS encoding DUF3558 domain-containing protein, whose protein sequence is MKRTVGALAAAALLLVGPTGCARTVDGSAVAPGESLNSNERGENDKLDPYGFANGQCGPLDEKTIVETVKAAQIYQNFFGALCYWVAADDAGNLIDLLYAYYEGGDVDRDRTAADGMGQKTADITINGRKGFTSTGPGGGCGVTVPAGTGSLTWWVQYRKGGDSCAAARQLVEHIVQTVL, encoded by the coding sequence ATGAAAAGGACTGTCGGCGCGCTTGCCGCAGCGGCGCTGCTCCTCGTCGGACCCACCGGGTGTGCGCGCACCGTCGACGGTTCCGCCGTCGCTCCGGGAGAGTCGCTGAACTCCAACGAGCGAGGCGAGAACGACAAACTGGACCCGTACGGTTTCGCCAACGGTCAGTGTGGTCCGCTCGATGAGAAAACGATCGTGGAGACCGTCAAGGCTGCCCAGATCTACCAGAATTTCTTTGGGGCACTGTGTTATTGGGTCGCGGCCGATGATGCGGGAAATCTCATCGACCTCTTATACGCCTACTACGAGGGTGGTGACGTCGACCGCGATCGCACCGCTGCCGACGGCATGGGGCAAAAGACCGCCGACATTACGATCAACGGCCGCAAGGGGTTCACCAGCACCGGTCCCGGTGGGGGCTGCGGGGTAACGGTTCCGGCCGGTACCGGTTCGTTGACCTGGTGGGTTCAGTACCGCAAGGGCGGCGATAGCTGCGCGGCGGCGCGCCAACTGGTCGAACACATCGTGCAGACGGTGTTGTGA
- a CDS encoding DUF3558 domain-containing protein, whose translation MDTVSVRMVPVSALVIAAVLLAGCSPRSSGGDDDGGGSPDVQVTTVPEVNNGPGKGFKLGDCGGMTDAEVTAAVGNPALKRDVDSLLGCRWSTGPGTGDTSLSLYWYRGSSAQKEASVARNLGHTVESVTTKSYPGYRVSNVGLCELSAGSGPDFLHWSLQSGDVKNDPCKAVETLMDSLLSKVGKQ comes from the coding sequence GTGGACACCGTGAGTGTGCGGATGGTTCCGGTATCGGCCCTGGTTATTGCCGCCGTGCTGCTGGCCGGCTGCTCGCCCCGGTCCTCCGGCGGTGACGACGACGGTGGCGGATCGCCCGATGTGCAGGTGACCACGGTTCCCGAGGTGAACAACGGGCCCGGTAAGGGTTTCAAACTCGGCGATTGCGGCGGCATGACGGACGCGGAAGTCACTGCGGCGGTGGGTAATCCAGCACTCAAGCGCGATGTGGACAGCCTGCTGGGCTGCCGGTGGTCCACCGGCCCCGGAACTGGAGACACGTCTCTGTCGCTGTACTGGTATCGGGGCAGCTCGGCGCAGAAGGAGGCGTCGGTCGCGCGAAACCTGGGGCACACGGTGGAATCGGTGACCACCAAGTCCTACCCCGGTTACCGCGTGAGCAATGTCGGGTTGTGTGAGCTGTCCGCGGGATCCGGGCCCGATTTCCTGCATTGGTCCCTGCAATCGGGAGACGTCAAGAACGACCCGTGCAAGGCCGTGGAGACCCTGATGGACTCACTGCTCAGCAAGGTAGGCAAGCAATGA
- a CDS encoding crotonase/enoyl-CoA hydratase family protein has translation MSENAVRVEKAGPVTTVILNRPHARNAVDGPTAAALLAAFVEFDADPEASVAVLWGDGGTFCAGADLKAMGTDSGNELHPHGPGPMGPSRLRLSKPVIAAISGHAVAGGIELALWCDLRVVEEDAVLGVFCRRWGVPLIDGGTIRLPRLIGHSRAMDLILTGRPVAAPEALDIGLANRVVPRGRARAAAEALAAEIAAFPQQCVRADRDSAIAQWGMAEEAALDNEFVSIERVAAEALEGAGRFASGAGRHGAGV, from the coding sequence ATGAGTGAGAATGCTGTTCGCGTAGAGAAGGCAGGGCCGGTGACTACGGTCATCCTCAACCGCCCCCACGCCCGTAACGCCGTTGACGGCCCTACCGCCGCGGCGCTGCTCGCGGCGTTCGTCGAGTTCGACGCGGACCCGGAGGCCTCCGTGGCGGTGCTCTGGGGTGATGGTGGAACATTCTGCGCCGGAGCAGATCTCAAGGCCATGGGCACCGACAGTGGAAATGAACTGCACCCGCACGGTCCCGGCCCGATGGGCCCGTCACGGCTGCGGTTGTCCAAACCGGTGATCGCGGCGATATCGGGGCATGCTGTCGCCGGCGGGATCGAGCTCGCGTTGTGGTGTGATCTTCGGGTGGTGGAGGAGGACGCCGTCTTGGGTGTGTTCTGCAGGCGCTGGGGTGTGCCGCTCATCGATGGCGGGACGATCAGATTGCCACGGTTGATCGGGCACTCACGTGCCATGGACCTCATCCTCACGGGGCGTCCGGTTGCCGCACCTGAGGCTCTGGATATCGGTCTGGCCAATCGCGTGGTACCTCGTGGGCGCGCGCGTGCGGCAGCGGAGGCGTTGGCGGCGGAGATCGCGGCATTCCCTCAGCAATGCGTGCGGGCAGACCGCGATTCGGCCATCGCGCAGTGGGGGATGGCGGAGGAAGCAGCATTGGACAACGAGTTCGTCAGCATCGAGCGGGTGGCAGCCGAGGCGCTGGAGGGTGCCGGTCGTTTCGCCTCGGGTGCCGGCCGCCACGGCGCCGGGGTCTGA
- a CDS encoding PaaX family transcriptional regulator C-terminal domain-containing protein produces the protein MTNPVEHHPMTARSVILSLLLGAHPAELSVREIRSLTTLFGISDTTVRVALTRMVSAGDLARTTSGYRLAERLQARQLRQDEACDPHRRSWNGDWTQLVITSVGRDARDRNDLRTTLRQSRFGELREGVWLRPDNLDIELPPSVTDHVWVLQTRTATPEALSDQLWDLPGWSLYATALLRWWDQAEAIPARFVLAAAMVRHLLADPVLPDELLPTDWPADDIRSRYREFKDELVTLRDNAEMEEASL, from the coding sequence ATGACTAACCCGGTCGAGCACCACCCGATGACCGCTCGTTCGGTCATCCTGAGCCTGTTGCTGGGCGCACACCCGGCCGAGCTGTCGGTACGGGAAATACGTTCACTGACAACCTTGTTCGGAATCAGCGATACCACGGTAAGGGTGGCGCTGACCCGGATGGTCTCCGCGGGAGATCTTGCGCGAACCACATCGGGATATCGGCTCGCCGAGCGTCTACAGGCGCGTCAGCTTCGGCAGGACGAGGCCTGCGATCCGCATCGACGCTCCTGGAACGGAGACTGGACACAACTGGTGATCACCAGCGTGGGGCGCGATGCTCGTGACCGCAATGACCTGCGAACCACGTTGCGTCAAAGCCGTTTCGGAGAACTACGCGAGGGTGTGTGGCTGCGTCCAGACAATCTGGACATCGAGCTGCCGCCGTCGGTTACCGACCACGTCTGGGTGTTGCAGACCCGGACCGCAACCCCCGAGGCGTTGTCCGACCAGCTGTGGGATCTGCCCGGATGGTCGCTCTATGCGACGGCCCTGCTGCGGTGGTGGGATCAGGCGGAGGCAATTCCTGCGCGATTCGTGCTGGCTGCGGCGATGGTGCGGCACCTGCTGGCCGACCCGGTGCTGCCGGATGAGTTGTTGCCGACGGACTGGCCGGCCGACGACATACGTTCCCGTTACCGGGAGTTCAAGGATGAACTGGTGACACTGCGCGACAACGCCGAGATGGAGGAGGCTTCCCTATGA
- a CDS encoding crotonase/enoyl-CoA hydratase family protein has translation MTYEVTDRVARITFNRPEQGNAIIAETPLELAALVERADLDPQVHVILVSGRGDGFCGGFDLSAYAEANDEGTVQYSGTALDGEVQLRNHLPNINWDPMLDYQMMSRFTRGFSSLLHANKPTVVKVHGYCVAGGTDIALHADQLIVAADAKIGYPPTRVWGVPATGLWAHKLGDQRAKRLMLTGDCLSGKQAYEWGLAVEAPEPDDLDERTERLVARIAAMPLNQLMMVKLACNSVLINQGIANSAMVGTVFDGISRHTAEAHAFTLDAMTNGYRQAVRHRDEPFGDYGRRPTDL, from the coding sequence ATGACCTATGAGGTCACCGACCGCGTCGCGCGCATTACCTTCAACCGGCCCGAACAGGGCAACGCCATCATCGCCGAGACCCCACTGGAGCTGGCGGCACTGGTGGAGCGTGCCGACCTGGACCCGCAGGTTCACGTCATCCTGGTGTCGGGGCGGGGAGATGGATTCTGCGGGGGCTTCGACCTCAGTGCCTATGCTGAGGCGAACGACGAAGGCACAGTACAGTATTCAGGCACGGCGCTAGATGGTGAGGTGCAGCTGCGCAACCATCTGCCGAACATCAACTGGGACCCCATGCTCGACTATCAGATGATGAGCCGATTCACCCGCGGTTTCTCCTCGCTGTTGCACGCCAACAAGCCGACCGTGGTGAAGGTGCACGGGTATTGCGTGGCCGGTGGTACCGACATCGCCTTGCATGCCGACCAGTTGATCGTCGCTGCCGATGCCAAGATCGGATACCCGCCCACCCGGGTATGGGGTGTACCGGCTACCGGGCTGTGGGCGCACAAGCTCGGCGATCAGCGGGCGAAACGTCTTATGCTGACCGGAGATTGCCTATCGGGCAAGCAGGCCTACGAGTGGGGTCTGGCGGTCGAGGCGCCGGAGCCCGATGACCTGGACGAGCGCACCGAGCGACTGGTAGCGCGTATTGCCGCGATGCCGTTGAACCAGTTGATGATGGTCAAGCTCGCATGCAACTCGGTGCTCATCAACCAGGGGATCGCCAACAGTGCCATGGTGGGCACCGTCTTCGACGGCATATCCCGGCACACCGCGGAGGCTCACGCGTTCACGCTCGATGCCATGACGAACGGTTACCGGCAAGCGGTCCGGCATCGTGATGAACCCTTCGGTGATTACGGCCGCAGGCCCACCGACCTGTAG